Proteins encoded together in one Calditrichota bacterium window:
- a CDS encoding type III pantothenate kinase, whose protein sequence is MSALVAIDIGNTRITVGWWENGAWQHEWHLSSKARRTDDEWMILLDATLRRADYRNKKIEHVAISSVVPALTKSLEKASQEVGFSPVVIDVNHLKSIHIAYDPPAAVGPDRLCGVAAAVHKYGTPIIVVDLGTATVIDVVDKERVYRGGIIAPGVATASESLNQNAALLPKVELEFPAKIVGENTIHAIQSGILFGSLAMIDGLIERIYQETGPATVVATGGFAALLEGRSTTISHVEPRLVLDGVRLLAQGEWS, encoded by the coding sequence ATGAGTGCTCTGGTTGCCATAGATATTGGTAATACGCGCATAACCGTTGGCTGGTGGGAAAACGGTGCATGGCAGCACGAGTGGCATCTTTCTTCTAAGGCCCGCCGCACCGATGACGAGTGGATGATTCTGCTCGATGCGACTTTGCGCCGTGCGGATTACCGCAATAAGAAGATAGAACATGTCGCAATCTCTTCAGTGGTTCCTGCGTTGACCAAGAGTCTTGAGAAAGCGTCGCAGGAAGTCGGTTTTTCGCCGGTTGTCATAGATGTGAATCATCTGAAAAGTATTCACATTGCCTACGATCCCCCTGCGGCTGTCGGTCCGGACAGACTATGCGGAGTTGCCGCCGCTGTCCATAAATATGGAACTCCCATAATTGTTGTCGACCTCGGAACTGCGACCGTCATAGATGTTGTAGACAAGGAGAGAGTCTATCGCGGCGGCATCATCGCTCCGGGAGTTGCCACGGCATCAGAGAGCCTGAATCAAAATGCCGCACTTTTGCCCAAAGTAGAACTCGAGTTTCCCGCGAAAATCGTCGGTGAAAACACCATTCATGCCATTCAAAGTGGTATCTTGTTTGGCTCGCTCGCGATGATCGATGGTTTGATTGAACGAATTTACCAAGAGACCGGACCTGCGACAGTTGTGGCAACGGGCGGTTTTGCTGCATTGTTGGAAGGGCGGAGCACGACGATTTCTCATGTCGAGCCGCGGTTGGTGCTTGATGGAGTCAGGCTTCTGGCACAAGGCGAGTGGTCGTGA